The Garciella nitratireducens DSM 15102 genomic sequence TAGGCACATGTTTTCTTCCATCATAAACTGCAATAGTATGACCCACCATTTGAGGGAAAATAGTACAATCTCTTGACCATGTCTTTAAGATTTTCTTTTCTCCCTTCACATTCATCTCTTCTATTCTTTTTAATAATCTTTGATCTACATAAGGTCCTTTTTTTAATGATCTACCCATAAACTAATTGCCTCCCTTCATTATAAAGGATAATTATTTTCGATTTATCAAGCGAATTGGAGTCCTTTTAGACTCCACAGCTTAGCTTATTATTTTTTTCTTCTTCTAATAATATACTTATCAGATTTTTTATTCTTTTTTCTAGTTTTATATCCAAGAGTTGGTTTTCCCCAAGGAGTAACAGGACTTGGACGTCCGATAGGAGCTCTTCCTTCTCCACCACCATGTGGATGATCGTTTGGATTCATTACACTACCACGAACGGTGGGTCGAATTCCCATATGTCTCTTTCTTCCAGCTTTT encodes the following:
- the rpsS gene encoding 30S ribosomal protein S19 produces the protein MGRSLKKGPYVDQRLLKRIEEMNVKGEKKILKTWSRDCTIFPQMVGHTIAVYDGRKHVPIYLTEDMVGHKLGEFAPTRTYRGHDKTEKTSKLR